One part of the Spiroplasma turonicum genome encodes these proteins:
- the cas2 gene encoding CRISPR-associated endonuclease Cas2: MVFYDLPFDTKQNVRSYNTFRNNLFKEGFHMMQYSIYSKVCYNKESVDFVIKRINKFLPKLGNVRFLTITEKQYQNIKVVVGKKSNEELIIDDRRLIEI; this comes from the coding sequence ATGGTCTTTTATGATTTACCTTTTGATACTAAACAAAATGTAAGATCGTATAATACATTTAGAAATAATTTATTCAAAGAAGGCTTTCATATGATGCAATATTCAATATATTCAAAGGTTTGTTACAATAAAGAGTCTGTAGACTTTGTAATTAAAAGAATTAATAAATTTCTTCCAAAATTAGGAAATGTAAGATTTTTAACAATAACAGAAAAACAATATCAAAATATAAAAGTAGTTGTTGGTAAAAAAAGTAATGAAGAATTAATAATTGATGATAGGAGATTGATCGAAATATAA
- the cas1 gene encoding type II CRISPR-associated endonuclease Cas1, with the protein MSWKTIIIKDGERVSLFLNNFVVENNNMKYHIPLDDINAILFENYKTTITTRIINKLAEKKILTIICDVDFKPISIIQPIEANHMQLRIINNQLEWNKEDKLYLWTQIVRQKIEAQIDILKLNLKDINKIQLLYNYIEELQFSDVTNREGHAAKVYFKELYGHDFTRDKENHINAALNFGYTILRHAFARTIVSKGLHPSIALFHHNMYNAFALADDLMEPFRPIVDNYVYKNVMNIDYFSRATKLELVNLLNSKITFRDTKIYLTNAIEKYVDLIINYFDTKDISNLFYPIISSVEYYEL; encoded by the coding sequence ATGTCTTGGAAAACTATAATTATAAAAGATGGAGAAAGGGTTAGTTTATTTTTAAATAATTTTGTTGTTGAAAACAATAATATGAAATATCATATTCCATTAGATGATATAAATGCAATTTTATTTGAAAATTATAAAACAACTATAACTACAAGAATAATAAATAAATTAGCAGAAAAGAAGATTTTAACTATAATATGTGATGTTGATTTTAAACCTATTTCTATTATTCAACCAATAGAAGCAAATCATATGCAATTAAGAATTATTAATAATCAACTTGAATGAAATAAAGAAGATAAACTATATTTATGAACACAAATTGTAAGACAAAAGATTGAAGCTCAAATTGATATATTAAAACTAAATTTAAAGGATATTAATAAAATCCAATTATTATATAACTATATTGAAGAACTTCAATTTAGTGATGTGACTAATAGAGAAGGTCATGCAGCAAAAGTTTATTTTAAAGAATTATATGGTCATGATTTTACAAGAGATAAAGAAAATCATATTAATGCAGCTTTAAATTTTGGATATACAATATTAAGACATGCATTTGCAAGAACAATAGTTTCTAAAGGTTTACATCCATCAATAGCATTATTTCATCATAATATGTATAATGCTTTTGCTTTAGCAGATGATTTAATGGAACCATTTAGACCAATTGTTGATAACTATGTATATAAAAATGTTATGAATATTGATTATTTTTCTAGAGCAACAAAATTAGAACTAGTTAATCTTTTAAATTCAAAAATAACATTTAGAGATACTAAAATCTATTTAACTAATGCCATTGAAAAATATGTTGATTTGATAATAAATTATTTTGATACAAAAGATATCTCAAATTTATTTTATCCAATTATATCATCAGTTGAATATTATGAGTTATAG
- the cas9 gene encoding type II CRISPR RNA-guided endonuclease Cas9 (Cas9, originally named Csn1, is the large, multifunctional signature protein of type II CRISPR/Cas systems. It is well known even to general audiences because its RNA-guided endonuclease activity has made it a popular tool for custom editing of eukaryotic genomes.): MKKVNIGLDIGIASVGWSIFDINNKKILKSGSRLFNEANAGTNKSSTTADRRMQRGRRRNLRRKILRKRDLLVLFKKYNFIKNEIDFYNLDFNHNFLELRTKALKEKITIDQLMVILFNYIKKRGSFNFKDDLLERKNIKMDNLSLDQINVQENILPLEIQQKNYLDHGKYRGLKTEDSLIAHEWYKNELIKILDIQISNNLISESFKEDYLNLFDRKRLYFEGPGFTTSSRIEKSKYGWKDEEEFYSRLSGYDTYDSSEKRAPKHSMTSYLFNILNDLNNLKIEKFNDGLSYEQKYKIIDSVINHDGNKNKNITLKHIAKLIDVEESSIKGYRIDKDSKPNFTKFEFINNLRTVLINSKLDYSFINLNNVKLLDEIANILTTFQTADSRKAKLLSINSFDLNEDQAEAISLISLSGTHSLSYKTMNIAIEEMWYENKNHMQIFSEKNIKPDYNIKINRRFNSMPLLKRKISDMYISPVVKRSLIESIKIIKEIEKMDEYEIKDIVIELARESNSEDLRKHITEIQKKNEKENNEIINKHNISTVRKDFKTKLKLALFNEQDGKCAYSNKEILLDRLLNDPNYCEIDHIIPFSVSLDDSRANKVLVLWSENQQKGKKTPYKYFREINRDWLTFKTLAYNHYIKNKNFGKYGHKKYENLVFEDDIDNDEVKQSFINRNLNDTRYATLEVKNYLTYFKKELNKSYSIKTINGSFTHYIRNNYLHLPKKDRDDFKHHAIDATVCAIAPLIDIIEGKTINSLSNEELSQDQIIKKEELNNLIKDILTFDYKITKKVEKKSNTMLFNDTIYTCKNINNQLYKVEKIDLLTLDNAKLKTLKSLFTTDMHKLSIYESDKKTYEYLKKVFDAYVNDVDIDNKPVKNPFYHFVYELKEKLVKQSNETNPPNIRYLKYIGKKVEKYTSITHKFKNVKRNKEIVMTGSNTLGWDLFYSEKYNLYKILPITHEVARFKTNDYSSDVEYKIKDYEIMKEKLNIDNTYIKKYTLNKNNELIFNYDNNLFHLIVIGYARNTERLEFKYLDKKTSSEKRITYAVKKMKNIKLITTNSTRTKIKVID; the protein is encoded by the coding sequence ATGAAGAAAGTAAATATAGGATTAGATATAGGAATTGCATCAGTTGGTTGGTCAATATTTGATATAAATAACAAAAAGATATTAAAATCTGGGTCAAGATTATTCAATGAAGCCAATGCAGGAACAAATAAATCATCAACTACAGCTGATAGAAGAATGCAAAGAGGAAGAAGAAGGAATTTAAGAAGAAAAATATTAAGAAAAAGAGATTTACTAGTATTATTCAAAAAATATAATTTTATAAAAAATGAAATTGATTTTTATAATCTTGATTTTAATCATAATTTTTTAGAATTAAGAACTAAGGCTTTAAAAGAAAAAATTACTATTGATCAATTAATGGTTATATTATTCAACTATATTAAAAAAAGGGGTAGTTTTAATTTTAAGGACGACTTATTAGAAAGAAAAAACATTAAAATGGATAATTTAAGTCTTGATCAAATAAATGTTCAAGAAAACATATTACCTTTAGAAATACAACAAAAAAATTATTTAGATCATGGTAAATATAGAGGTTTAAAAACAGAGGACTCTTTAATAGCTCATGAATGATATAAAAATGAATTAATTAAAATTTTAGATATTCAAATATCTAATAATTTAATAAGTGAATCTTTTAAAGAAGATTATTTAAACTTATTTGATAGAAAAAGACTATATTTTGAAGGACCTGGTTTTACAACAAGTTCAAGAATTGAAAAAAGTAAATATGGTTGAAAAGATGAAGAAGAATTTTATAGTAGATTATCTGGATATGATACATATGATAGTAGTGAAAAAAGAGCTCCAAAACATTCAATGACTTCATATTTGTTTAACATTTTAAATGACTTAAATAACTTAAAAATTGAGAAGTTTAATGACGGACTTAGTTATGAACAAAAGTACAAAATTATTGATTCAGTTATTAATCATGATGGAAATAAAAATAAAAATATTACTTTAAAACATATTGCTAAATTAATTGATGTTGAAGAATCTAGTATAAAAGGTTATCGAATTGATAAAGATAGCAAACCTAATTTTACTAAATTTGAGTTTATAAATAATTTAAGAACAGTGTTAATTAATTCAAAACTAGATTATTCATTTATAAACTTAAATAATGTTAAATTATTAGATGAAATTGCAAATATATTAACAACATTTCAAACAGCAGATTCAAGAAAAGCTAAATTATTATCAATTAATAGTTTTGATTTAAATGAAGATCAAGCCGAAGCAATCTCACTAATTAGTCTTTCAGGAACACATAGTTTAAGTTATAAAACAATGAATATTGCTATTGAAGAAATGTGATATGAAAATAAAAACCATATGCAAATATTCTCTGAAAAAAACATTAAACCCGATTATAACATTAAAATAAATCGTAGATTTAATTCAATGCCATTATTAAAAAGAAAAATATCAGATATGTATATATCACCAGTTGTTAAAAGATCTTTAATTGAAAGTATAAAAATAATTAAAGAAATAGAAAAAATGGATGAATATGAAATAAAAGATATTGTAATTGAACTAGCTAGAGAATCAAATTCAGAAGACTTAAGAAAACATATAACTGAAATTCAGAAAAAAAATGAAAAAGAAAACAATGAAATTATAAATAAACATAATATTTCAACTGTTAGAAAAGACTTTAAAACAAAACTAAAGTTAGCATTATTTAATGAACAAGATGGTAAGTGTGCTTATTCAAATAAAGAAATTCTTTTAGACAGATTACTTAATGATCCAAATTATTGTGAAATTGATCATATAATTCCATTTTCAGTATCACTTGATGATTCAAGAGCTAATAAAGTGTTAGTATTATGAAGTGAAAATCAACAAAAAGGTAAAAAAACACCATATAAATATTTTAGAGAAATTAATAGAGATTGATTAACATTTAAGACTCTTGCATATAACCATTATATTAAAAACAAAAATTTTGGTAAGTATGGTCATAAAAAATATGAAAATCTTGTATTTGAAGATGATATTGATAATGATGAGGTAAAACAATCATTTATTAACCGTAATTTAAACGATACAAGATATGCAACATTAGAAGTAAAAAATTACCTAACATACTTTAAAAAAGAGTTAAATAAAAGTTATTCAATAAAAACAATAAATGGAAGTTTTACCCATTATATTAGAAACAACTATTTACATTTACCTAAAAAAGATCGTGATGACTTTAAACATCACGCTATTGATGCAACAGTATGTGCTATTGCACCACTAATTGATATCATTGAAGGTAAAACAATTAATAGTTTGTCTAATGAAGAGTTATCTCAAGATCAGATTATAAAAAAAGAAGAATTAAACAATTTAATCAAAGACATTTTAACATTTGATTATAAAATAACTAAAAAAGTAGAAAAAAAATCAAATACAATGTTATTTAATGATACTATTTATACTTGTAAAAACATTAACAATCAATTATATAAAGTAGAGAAAATTGATTTATTAACATTAGATAATGCTAAACTTAAGACTTTAAAATCATTATTTACAACTGATATGCATAAATTATCAATTTATGAATCTGATAAAAAAACTTATGAGTATTTGAAAAAAGTTTTTGATGCATATGTAAATGATGTTGATATAGACAATAAGCCAGTTAAAAACCCTTTTTATCATTTTGTATATGAATTAAAAGAAAAACTTGTAAAACAATCAAATGAGACTAATCCACCAAATATTAGATATTTAAAATATATTGGAAAAAAAGTAGAAAAATATACATCTATTACTCATAAATTCAAAAATGTCAAAAGAAATAAGGAAATAGTAATGACAGGTTCAAATACATTAGGTTGAGATTTATTTTATTCTGAAAAATACAATCTATATAAAATTTTGCCTATTACACATGAAGTAGCTAGATTTAAAACAAATGATTATTCATCAGATGTTGAATATAAAATAAAAGATTATGAAATTATGAAAGAGAAATTAAATATCGACAATACTTATATAAAAAAATATACATTAAATAAAAATAATGAATTAATATTTAATTATGATAACAACTTATTTCATCTTATTGTTATAGGTTATGCGAGAAATACAGAAAGATTAGAATTTAAATATTTAGATAAAAAAACTTCTTCTGAGAAACGTATAACATATGCCGTAAAGAAAATGAAAAATATCAAATTAATAACCACAAATTCTACAAGAACAAAGATAAAAGTTATTGACTAA
- a CDS encoding helix-turn-helix domain-containing protein: MQKKIAEKYNIKQPCIIYQWQNRFITSGISGLFDQKRGRKSNIDKQNNFENIKQELNFLRKEMQNKNKENRELINKVEIMEKLTASLVKDLKYKK, translated from the coding sequence GTGCAAAAAAAAATAGCAGAAAAATATAATATTAAACAACCATGTATTATTTATCAATGACAGAATAGGTTTATAACAAGCGGGATCTCTGGTTTATTTGATCAAAAAAGAGGTAGAAAATCCAATATTGATAAACAAAATAACTTTGAAAACATCAAACAAGAGTTAAATTTTTTAAGAAAAGAGATGCAAAATAAAAATAAGGAAAATAGAGAGTTAATTAATAAGGTCGAAATTATGGAAAAGTTAACAGCATCTTTGGTAAAGGATTTAAAATACAAAAAATAA
- a CDS encoding B3/4 domain-containing protein, with amino-acid sequence MKKFIVDKSVFESIENLSIFILVVKNVKNKYDEKNKYRKLINESIINARKYITNEVFSENKIIKKWRNILSCIKTKKGSRSSIESLLKRVKNNNEINNINPLVDLYNSVSLLYGVPLGGEDLDKIKGDIYLTKAHGGEYFITLGCEKNEPPLVDEVIYKDKEGAICRSLNWREATRTMLSEETINAIFFLEETTDIENAKKAINQLNKLIKIYLSVEGEIYCVNKNNVIATIT; translated from the coding sequence ATGAAAAAATTTATAGTTGATAAAAGTGTATTTGAATCTATTGAAAATTTAAGTATTTTCATTTTAGTAGTTAAAAATGTAAAAAATAAATACGATGAAAAAAATAAATATAGGAAACTTATAAACGAATCAATAATAAACGCTAGAAAGTACATAACTAATGAAGTTTTTAGCGAAAATAAAATTATAAAAAAATGAAGAAATATTTTATCTTGCATAAAAACTAAAAAAGGTTCAAGATCATCAATTGAATCATTGCTAAAAAGAGTTAAAAATAATAATGAAATAAATAATATAAATCCACTAGTAGACTTATACAACTCTGTTTCACTATTATATGGTGTTCCATTAGGTGGAGAAGATTTAGATAAGATTAAAGGTGATATATATTTAACAAAAGCACATGGAGGAGAATACTTTATAACTTTAGGGTGTGAAAAAAATGAACCACCATTAGTAGATGAAGTCATTTATAAGGATAAAGAAGGTGCAATTTGTAGATCATTAAATTGAAGAGAAGCAACAAGAACAATGCTATCTGAAGAAACAATTAATGCTATATTTTTTCTAGAAGAAACAACTGATATTGAAAATGCAAAAAAAGCAATCAATCAATTAAATAAGCTAATAAAAATTTATTTGAGTGTAGAAGGTGAAATTTATTGTGTTAATAAAAACAATGTTATTGCAACTATTACTTAA
- a CDS encoding DDE-type integrase/transposase/recombinase yields the protein MKSQGLFPDNCEKRRKWKSYVSGKKEPVNTAPNFLKNPITGKVEFFASRPLEKICLDISEFKLNNSKLYMFAYIDVYSRLSLKTYFSSNQTTKELIKSLYILKNNYNICNSIFYTDRGAKFRSISMMDFCKAK from the coding sequence ATGAAAAGTCAAGGACTTTTTCCTGATAATTGTGAAAAAAGAAGAAAGTGAAAATCTTATGTTAGTGGCAAAAAAGAACCTGTAAATACTGCTCCAAATTTCTTGAAAAATCCAATTACTGGTAAAGTAGAATTTTTTGCTTCAAGACCATTGGAAAAAATATGTTTAGATATATCAGAATTTAAGCTTAATAACTCTAAATTATATATGTTTGCATATATTGATGTTTATTCTAGATTATCTTTAAAAACTTATTTTTCAAGTAATCAAACTACAAAAGAATTAATAAAATCGTTATATATATTAAAAAATAACTACAATATATGTAATTCAATTTTTTATACAGATAGAGGAGCCAAATTTAGAAGTATTAGTATGATGGACTTTTGTAAAGCAAAATAA
- a CDS encoding helix-turn-helix domain-containing protein: MAKTKLFTADEKMKIVNEFLSSDISAKKLAEKYNIKQTCTIYQWQNRYITSGISGLFDQKRGRKFNIDKQNNFENIKQELNFLRKEMQNKNKENRELINKVEIMEKFTASLVKDLKKQKINIEFIK, from the coding sequence ATGGCTAAAACAAAACTATTTACTGCAGATGAAAAAATGAAAATAGTAAATGAATTTTTATCATCTGACATAAGTGCAAAAAAATTAGCAGAAAAATATAATATTAAACAAACATGTACTATTTATCAATGACAGAATAGGTATATAACTAGCGGGATCTCTGGTTTATTTGATCAAAAAAGAGGTAGAAAATTCAATATTGATAAACAAAATAACTTTGAAAACATCAAACAAGAGTTAAATTTTTTAAGAAAAGAGATGCAAAATAAAAATAAGGAAAATAGAGAGTTAATTAATAAGGTCGAAATTATGGAAAAGTTTACAGCATCTCTGGTAAAGGATTTAAAAAAACAAAAAATAAACATTGAATTTATAAAATAA
- a CDS encoding glycoside hydrolase family 1 protein: protein MKFTKYFLWGGSSSAPQTEGAYNIDGKSLTVADLKYYELVLDKKKTISEIKKMTNSKLRNALENFNELYFPKRLGINFYNTYKEDIKLLSELGINSFRISISWARIIPNCDDGVVNQKGLEFYRNVIMEFKKYKIEPIITLSHFDLPFKIVEKYGGWKNKKVIDLFIEYAKVVFKEFKNEITYWIPFNEINAALFSPWVGAGLIIDNEDNILQSSYISLHNLFIANSKAIKIAKIINSNFKIGCMIASFPSYPINSKPDNVILNQKDQQLKMYLYLDVMCKGIYPNYILKYWKDNNISIDIKDDELKIISNNNVDFISFSYYMTSINSVEKTEEVEANLITLSKNPFLTENDWGWQIDPLGLRYILNDLWDRYNLPLLIAENGVGFKDDLTKDHKVNDNYRISYLKDHIEQLLESIKDGVNVFGYLLWSPIDSVSSVTNEMSKRYGLIYVDLDDLGNGTNKRFLKDSYYWFKNYISQK, encoded by the coding sequence ATGAAATTTACAAAATATTTTTTGTGGGGTGGTTCCTCATCTGCACCGCAAACAGAAGGTGCATATAATATTGATGGCAAGTCATTAACAGTTGCTGATTTAAAATATTATGAATTAGTTTTAGATAAAAAAAAGACGATTAGTGAAATAAAGAAAATGACAAACTCTAAGCTTAGAAACGCTTTAGAAAATTTTAATGAATTATATTTTCCAAAGAGATTGGGTATTAACTTTTATAATACTTATAAAGAAGATATTAAACTTTTGTCTGAGCTAGGAATAAACTCTTTTAGAATATCTATTTCATGAGCAAGAATTATACCAAATTGTGATGATGGAGTAGTAAATCAAAAAGGATTAGAATTTTATCGCAATGTAATAATGGAATTTAAAAAATATAAAATAGAACCTATTATTACATTATCTCATTTTGATTTGCCTTTTAAAATAGTTGAAAAGTATGGCGGATGAAAAAACAAAAAAGTTATAGATTTATTTATTGAATATGCTAAAGTTGTATTTAAAGAATTTAAAAATGAAATAACTTATTGAATACCTTTTAATGAAATAAACGCAGCATTGTTTTCACCATGAGTTGGTGCAGGTTTAATAATTGATAATGAAGACAATATCTTACAATCTTCATATATATCTCTTCATAACTTATTTATTGCAAATTCTAAAGCAATTAAAATTGCAAAAATTATAAATAGTAACTTTAAAATTGGATGCATGATAGCGTCATTTCCAAGTTATCCAATAAATTCTAAACCTGATAATGTTATATTAAATCAAAAAGATCAACAATTAAAAATGTATTTATATTTAGATGTAATGTGTAAAGGTATTTATCCAAACTATATATTAAAATATTGAAAAGATAATAATATTAGTATTGATATTAAAGATGATGAATTAAAAATAATTTCAAATAACAATGTTGATTTCATATCTTTTAGTTACTATATGACAAGTATTAACTCAGTTGAAAAAACTGAGGAAGTTGAAGCAAATCTTATTACATTAAGCAAAAACCCATTTTTAACTGAAAATGATTGAGGTTGACAAATTGATCCATTAGGTTTGAGATATATATTAAATGATCTATGAGATAGATATAATTTACCATTATTAATAGCAGAAAATGGTGTTGGTTTCAAAGATGACTTAACTAAAGATCATAAAGTAAATGATAATTATAGAATATCTTATTTAAAAGATCATATAGAACAATTATTAGAATCAATTAAAGATGGAGTAAATGTTTTTGGATATTTACTTTGATCTCCAATCGATTCTGTTTCAAGTGTAACAAATGAAATGTCAAAAAGATATGGTTTAATTTATGTGGACTTAGATGATTTAGGAAATGGAACTAATAAAAGATTCTTAAAAGATAGTTATTATTGATTTAAGAATTACATATCACAAAAATAG
- a CDS encoding PTS glucose transporter subunit IIABC has translation MEYIKVYSPVDGVIDSITKCDDKAFSDKLLGDGFYVIPDNGNFGSIFDKANILMIFETKHAFFLESLNGPKVMYHVGLDTVKLKGKPFKYIKNVGQLVNKSDLILEVDLELIKSNNLSLQTPIVFDLNENINYKFNLTKTGKVKIGEEIGYFEKLKKQNFSNDKLVSKFEEAALSINELVGKEFNYSNYYNCMTRLRFDIIDKSLVNEQELKKIPIVKGINWSGHELQIIIGGNVLKVKEVFDKKIKIDNKVKFETLSKNKKVKDKILAFLSGVVTPTLPIILAAGILMAIKSIFIETKLIQDIKNYEQMKTASVFSAFMYITAELGIGMLGIFFCISTVKYLKGNIVVGAMVGIAIASPYLFWGISYTLFDWGFIKIKLGGYYNSIIPQVVAGAIYVYADKWVKSWMPTAVDICFRTALSFIITMISVMFILGPILGVLEGLIGKGVIFISDAPFGIGTMLFAILWQPLVLTGMHVPVIMAVIQNLPNSLYAASAFGIFGQLGAALCVGMTTNNYKVKEVAYSSMPAAVVGITEPIIYGITLPRLVPFLIGCLGAGIAGLVTGLLKIQGLVPGGMGLLGITRFIPGGAYQISLFFLGTVISICCSYLLTFILFKEKRDEISLIKSNNKLLVKYLVKFNNLNKEDANKLLKSLSEKILVTKDNKKLIKNCKIYFTKLSRLETKLNHKNDIDNEKIIKLNIEIDQLKSKAKNIKVVKLTNLLTNIQNKNKEKYYEEKINNINLDYKFSKESFIKFQDKFMNNVNDLINDLKDKQKNEKIELIKNNYFNSIHELDIIFQYTEKKDKLLNLSRKQV, from the coding sequence ATGGAATATATAAAAGTATATTCACCTGTTGATGGGGTTATTGACTCAATAACTAAATGTGATGATAAAGCATTTTCAGATAAATTACTTGGTGATGGTTTTTATGTAATACCCGATAATGGAAACTTTGGAAGCATATTTGATAAAGCTAATATATTAATGATTTTTGAGACAAAACATGCTTTTTTTCTAGAAAGTTTAAACGGTCCAAAAGTTATGTATCATGTAGGGTTAGATACAGTAAAACTTAAAGGTAAGCCATTTAAATACATAAAAAATGTAGGCCAGTTAGTAAATAAAAGTGATTTAATATTAGAAGTAGATTTAGAATTAATTAAGTCCAATAACTTATCATTACAAACACCAATTGTATTTGATTTAAATGAAAATATAAATTATAAGTTTAATTTAACAAAAACCGGTAAAGTAAAAATAGGTGAAGAAATTGGATATTTTGAAAAGCTTAAGAAGCAAAACTTTTCAAATGATAAACTTGTAAGTAAATTTGAAGAAGCTGCTCTATCAATAAATGAATTAGTAGGCAAAGAATTTAACTATTCTAATTATTACAATTGTATGACTAGATTAAGATTCGATATTATAGATAAAAGTTTAGTTAATGAACAAGAATTAAAAAAAATTCCTATAGTTAAAGGAATAAATTGAAGTGGACATGAGTTACAAATTATTATTGGTGGCAACGTTCTAAAGGTTAAAGAAGTTTTTGACAAAAAAATAAAAATAGATAATAAAGTTAAATTTGAAACATTATCAAAAAATAAAAAAGTTAAAGACAAAATTTTGGCATTCTTAAGCGGTGTTGTTACACCAACTCTTCCAATTATACTGGCCGCAGGTATATTAATGGCTATAAAGTCTATATTTATTGAAACAAAATTAATTCAAGATATAAAAAATTATGAGCAAATGAAAACAGCATCAGTATTTTCTGCATTTATGTATATAACTGCTGAACTTGGCATAGGTATGTTGGGTATATTTTTTTGCATTAGTACAGTTAAGTATTTAAAGGGAAATATAGTTGTTGGTGCTATGGTTGGTATAGCAATAGCAAGTCCATATTTATTTTGAGGTATTAGTTATACTCTATTTGATTGAGGCTTTATAAAAATAAAATTAGGAGGTTATTATAATTCTATAATTCCACAAGTTGTTGCTGGTGCCATATATGTTTATGCAGATAAATGGGTAAAATCTTGAATGCCCACTGCGGTAGATATTTGTTTTAGAACAGCATTGTCATTTATCATAACAATGATTTCAGTTATGTTTATATTGGGTCCTATACTTGGAGTTCTTGAAGGTTTAATTGGTAAAGGCGTTATCTTTATTAGTGATGCTCCATTTGGAATTGGCACAATGTTATTTGCAATTTTATGACAACCTTTAGTTCTTACAGGTATGCATGTACCTGTTATAATGGCTGTTATACAAAATTTGCCTAATTCATTATATGCTGCTTCAGCATTTGGTATATTTGGACAACTTGGTGCTGCATTATGTGTAGGTATGACAACAAATAATTATAAAGTTAAAGAAGTTGCCTATTCATCTATGCCTGCTGCAGTTGTCGGTATAACTGAACCTATCATTTATGGAATTACTTTACCACGTTTAGTACCATTTTTAATAGGGTGTCTTGGTGCTGGAATTGCAGGTTTAGTAACTGGATTACTTAAAATCCAAGGTTTAGTACCAGGTGGTATGGGACTTTTAGGCATTACAAGATTTATTCCTGGTGGTGCATATCAAATTAGTTTATTTTTCTTAGGAACAGTTATATCAATTTGTTGTTCATACTTATTAACATTTATATTATTTAAAGAAAAAAGAGATGAAATTTCTTTAATAAAAAGTAACAATAAATTATTGGTAAAGTACTTAGTTAAATTTAATAATTTAAATAAAGAAGATGCAAATAAATTATTAAAAAGTTTATCTGAAAAAATCTTAGTAACAAAAGATAATAAAAAGCTTATTAAAAATTGTAAAATTTATTTTACTAAATTGTCAAGATTAGAAACAAAATTGAATCATAAAAATGATATTGATAATGAAAAGATAATAAAGTTAAATATAGAAATTGACCAATTAAAATCAAAAGCGAAAAATATTAAAGTTGTTAAATTGACCAATTTGTTAACTAATATTCAAAATAAAAATAAAGAAAAATATTATGAAGAAAAAATAAATAATATTAATTTAGACTATAAATTCTCTAAAGAGTCTTTTATTAAATTTCAAGATAAATTTATGAATAATGTAAATGATTTAATTAATGATCTAAAAGATAAACAAAAAAATGAAAAAATAGAACTTATAAAAAATAATTATTTTAATTCTATTCATGAGCTAGACATAATATTTCAATATACTGAAAAAAAAGATAAATTATTAAATCTAAGTAGGAAGCAGGTTTAA